A window of Patagioenas fasciata isolate bPatFas1 chromosome 5, bPatFas1.hap1, whole genome shotgun sequence contains these coding sequences:
- the LRP4 gene encoding low-density lipoprotein receptor-related protein 4 isoform X2 yields the protein MRRRGGGCLLPAPPQLLLLLLGALLRARGISSSTECSCERNHFTCAVSAFGECTCIPAQWQCDGDNDCGDLSDEDGCMLPTCSPLDFHCDNGKCIRRSWVCDGDNDCEDDSDEQDCPPRECEEDEFSCQNGYCIRSLWHCDGDNDCGDNSDEQCDMRKCSEKEFRCSDGSCIAEHWFCDGDTDCKDGSDEENCPSDVPAATCSLEEFQCAYGRCILDIYHCDGDDDCGDWSDESDCSSHQPCRSGEFMCNSGLCINAGWRCDGDFDCDDQSDERNCTTSMCTADQFRCKSGRCVRLSWRCDGEDDCSDNSDEENCENTGTPQCAPDQFLCGNERCIGQRKLCNGANDCGDGSDESPHQNCRPRTGEENCNVNNGGCAQKCQMVRGMVQCTCHTGYRLLEDGRSCQDVNECAEEGYCSQGCTNSEGGFQCWCEQGYELRPDKRSCKALGPEPVLLFANRIDIRQVLPHRSEYTLLLNNLENAIALDFHHNKELVFWSDVTLDRIMRANLNGSNVEEVVSTGLESPGGLAIDWIHDKLYWTDSGTSRIEVANLDGTHRKVLLWQNLEKPRAIALHPMEGTIYWTDWGNTPRIEYSNMDGSNRRIIADTHLFWPNGLTIDYAGHRMYWVDAKHHVIERADLDGRNRKAVISQGLPHPFAITVFEDSLYWTDWHTKSINSANKFTGKNQEIIRNKLHFPMDIHTLHPQRQPAGRNRCGTNNGGCTHLCLPSSKDYTCACPTGFRKTSSHSCAQSLDKFLLFARRMDIRRISFDTDDLSDDVIPLADVRSAVALDWDSKDDYVYWTDVSTDSISRAKWDGSSQEVVVDTSLESPAGLAIDWVTNKLYWTDAGTDRIEVSNTDGTMRTVLIWENLDRPRDIVVDPVGGFMYWTDWGASPKIERAGMDASNRLVIISSNLTWPNGLAIDYESQRLYWADAGMKTIEYASLDGSNRKVLIGSNLPHPFGLTLYGERIYWTDWQAKSIQSADRRTGQARETLQDNLENLMDIHVFHRHRPPVHTACEVNNGGCSHLCLLAPLPKGYSCTCPTGINLQSDGKTCSPGMTSFLIFARRTDIRMVSLDIPYFADVVVSVNVTMKNTIAIGVDPREGKVYWSDSTLRKISRAALDGSQFEDIITTGLLTTDGLAVDAIGRKIYWTDTGTNRIEVGNLDGSMRKVLVWQNLDSPRAIALYHEMGYMYWTDWGENAKLERAGMDGSGRVVLISNNLGWPNGLAVDKAGSQLLWADAHTERIEAADLNGANRHTLLSPVQHPYGLTLLDSYIYWTDWQTRSIHRADKDTGANVILVRTNLPGLMDIQAVDRTRPLGFNKCGFRNGGCSHLCLPHPTGFSCACPTGIQLKRDEQTCDSSPETYLLFSSRASIRRISLDTSDHTDVHIPVPELNNVISLDYDSVDGKIYYTDVFLDVIRRSDLNGSNMETVIGQGLKTTDGLAVDWVARNLYWTDTGRNTIEVARLDGSCRKVLINNSLDEPRAIAVFPKKGYLFWTDWGHIAKIERANLDGSERKILINTDLGWPNGLTLDYDTRRIYWVDAHLDRIESCDLNGKLRQVLVSQVSHPFALTQQDRWIYWTDWQTKSIQRVDKYSGRNKETVLANVEGLMDIIVVSPQRQTGTNACGVNNGGCTHLCFARASDFVCACPDEPDGRPCSTIPGVVPPRPEPTSASERSQTPPGRVGTSTTKPLTSLEAVQRNCSDKDARRGLCTHANEAVLATMGEGLHVSYIIGGLLSILFILLLIAALVVYRHNKSKFTDPGLGNLTYSNPSYRTSTQEVKIEAIPKPTMYNQLCYKKEAGPDHNYTKEKIKIVEGICLLSSDDSAWDDLKQIRSSRGGILRDHVCMKTDTVSIQASSGSLDDTETEQLLQEEQSECSSVNTAAATPERRGSLPDTGWKHQRKPSTESEV from the exons TGCTGCCCACTTGCTCCCCCTTGGACTTCCACTGTGACAATGGGAAGTGCATCCGCCGGTCGTGGGTCTGCGATGGAGACAATGACTGTGAGGATGATTCTGATGAACAGGACTGCC ctccacgtGAGTGTGAGGAAGATGAGTTCTCATGTCAGAATGGATACTGCATCCGCAGCCTTTGGCACTGTGATGGTGACAACGACTGTGGAGACAACAGCGATGAGCAGTGTG ATATGAGAAAGTGCTCCGAGAAGGAGTTTCGTTGCAGTGATGGTAGCTGCATAGCTGAACACTGGTTCTGTGATGGTGACACAGACTGCAAGGATGGCTCGGATGAAGAGAATTGCC CATCAGATGTTCCAGCTGCCACTTGCAGTTTGGAAGAGTTCCAGTGTGCGTATGGACGCTGCATCTTGGACATCTACCACTGTGATGGTGACGATGACTGTGGGGACTGGTCTGATGAATCTGACTGCT CGTCTCACCAGCCTTGTCGCTCTGGAGAGTTCATGTGCAACAGTGGCTTATGCATTAACGCTGGCTGGAGGTGTGATGGAGACTTTGACTGTGATGACCAGTCAGATGAGAGGAACTGCA CTACATCAATGTGCACAGCTGACCAGTTCCGCTGTAAATCAGGAcgctgtgtccgtctgtcctggcGTTGTGATGGGGAAGATGACTGCTCTGACAACAGCGATGAGGAGAACTGTGAGAACACag GAACCCCTCAGTGTGCCCCAGACCAGTTCCTGTGTGGGAACGAGCGTTGTATTGGTCAGAGGAAGCTGTGCAATGGAGCAAATGATTGTGGAGATGGTAGTGATGAGAGCCCGCATCAAAACTGCC GTCCACGAACAGGGGAGGAGAACTGCAATGTTAACAATGGTGGCTGTGCTCAGAAGTGCCAGATGGTACGAGGGATGGTGCAGTGCACCTGCCACACAGGTTACAGGCTCCTGGAAGATGGCCGATCATGCCAAG ATGTGAATGAATGTGCTGAGGAAGGgtactgcagccaaggctgtacCAACAGTGAGGGGGGCTTCCAGTGCTGGTGTGAGCAAGGCTACGAGCTGCGACCTGACAAGCGTAGCTGCAAAGCTCTAG GGCCAGAGCCAGTGCTGCTCTTCGCCAACCGAATAGATATCCGACAAGTGTTGCCTCATCGCTCAGAGTATACACTGCTCCTGAACAACCTGGAAAATGCCATTGCCCTTGACTTCCACCACAACAAGGAGCTGGTGTTTTGGTCTGATGTCACTCTCGATCGTATCATGAGGGCCAATCTGAATGGTAGCAATGTGGAAGAGGTGGTTTCCACAGGGCTGGAGAGCCCAG GTGGGCTTGCTATTGACTGGATCCATGACAAATTATACTGGACAGACTCTGGGACGTCTCGAATTGAAGTAGCAAACTTGGATGGCACTCACAGGAAAGTGCTTTTGTGGCAGAACCTGGAGAAGCCCCGAGCAATTGCCCTGCATCCTATGGAGGG CACTATCTACTGGACCGACTGGGGTAACACTCCCCGCATTGAATATTCCAACATGGATGGCTCTAATCGGCGCATCATTGCGGATACACACCTCTTCTGGCCCAATGGACTGACCATTGACTATGCAGGACATCGAATGTACTGGGTGGATGCCAAACATCATGTCATTGAGAGGGCTGACCTCGATGGGCGGAACAGGAAGGCTGTTATTAGCCAAG GCCTCCCACACCCATTTGCTATCACCGTATTTGAGGACAGTTTATACTGGACAGACTGGCACACCAAGAGCATCAACAGCGCCAACAAATTCACAGGCAAGAACCAGGAGATCATCCGCAACAAGCTCCACTTTCCTATGGACATCCACACGCTGCATCCTCAGCGCCAGCCAGCAG GGAGAAACCGTTGTGGGACCAACAATGGGGGCTGTACTCACCTCTGCCTGCCGAGCAGCAAGGATTACACCTGTGCCTGCCCCACGGGCTTCCGCAAGACCAGCAGCCATTCCTGCGCCCAGA GTCTTGACAAGTTCCTGCTTTTTGCCCGAAGGATGGACATCCGTCGGATCAGCTTTGACACAGATGACCTGTCAGATGATGTCATCCCCCTTGCTGATGTTCGCAGTGCTGTGGCTCTGGACTGGGACTCAAAGGACGACTATGTCTACTGGACAGATGTTAGCACTGACTCAATCAGCCGAGCAAAATGGGATGGATCAAGCCAGGAG GTTGTGGTGGATACCAGCCTGGAAAGTCCAGCTGGACTAGCAATTGACTGGGTCACCAACAAACTATACTGGACTGATGCAG GAACAGATCGGATAGAGGTCTCCAACACAGATGGAACCATGAGAACTGTTTTAATCTGGGAGAACTTAGACCGACCTAGAGATATCGTGGTGGACCCAGTTGGAGg GTTCATGTACTGGACCGACTGGGGAGCCAGCCCAAAAATTGAGCGTGCTGGTATGGATGCCTCAAATCGCTTGGTGATCATTTCCTCCAACCTGACATGGCCAAACGGCTTGGCCATTGACTATGAGTCACAGCGCTTGTACTGGGCAGATGCAGGCATGAAGACCATCGAGTATGCCAGTCTGGATGGAAGCAACAGGAAG GTGCTGATTGGGAGCAATCTGCCTCACCCCTTTGGACTTACTCTTTATGGCGAGAGAATCTACTGGACAGACTGGCAGGCCAAAAGCATCCAGAGCGCAGATAGAAGGACTGGGCAGGCTCGGGAAACGCTACAGGACAATCTGGAGAATCTTATGGATATTCATGTTTTCCACCGGCACAGGCCACCAG TACATACAGCGTGTGAAGTTAACAATGGAGGCTGCAGTCACCTGTGCCTTTTGGCACCTCTTCCGAAAGGTTACAGCTGTACCTGTCCTACTGGGATCAACCTGCAATCTGATGGCAAGACCTGCTCACCTG GAATGACGAGCTTTCTGATCTTCGCCAGAAGGACTGACATCCGAATGGTCTCTCTGGATATTCCCTACTTTGCAGATGTTGTTGTCTCTGTAAATGTCACCATGAAGAACACCATTGCAATTGGAGTGGATCCTCGTGAAG GAAAGGTTTACTGGTCAGACAGCACACTGCGGAAGATCAGCCGGGCTGCCCTTGATGGCTCACAATTTGAGGACATCATCACTACAG GTCTGTTGACTACAGATGGGCTGGCTGTGGATGCTATTGGCAGAAAGATATATTGGACAGATACAGGAACAAACCGGATTGAAGTGGGCAACCTTGATGGCTCCATGAGGAAAGTCTTGGTCTGGCAGAACCTGGACAGCCCTCGGGCAATAGCTTTGTACCACGAGATGGG GTATATGTACTGGACAGACTGGGGTGAGAATGCGAAGCTGGAGCGCGCTGGGATGGATGGCTCTGGACGTGTGGTGTTGATCAGCAACAACCTGGGCTGGCCTAATGGACTGGCAGTGGATAAGGCTGGGTCCCAGCTGCTCTGGGCTGACGCACACACTGAG CGGATTGAGGCTGCAGATCTCAATGGTGCTAACCGCCACACCCTGCTATCTCCAGTGCAACATCCTTATGGCCTCACTTTGCTGGACTCCTACATCTACTGGACTGACTGGCAAACTCGCAGCATTCACAGGGCTGACAAGGATACTGGGGCCAATGTAATCTTGGTGAGGACAAACCTACCTGGCCTCATGGACATTCAGGCTGTTGATAGGACACGGCCTCTGG GCTTCAATAAATGTGGATTTCGTAATGGTGGCTGCTCCCACCTTTGCTTGCCTCACCCCACTGGCTTCTCCTGTGCCTGCCCCACTGGCATCCAGCTGAAGAGAGACGAGCAGACATGTGACTCTTCTCCAGAAACCTACCTACTCTTCTCTAGCCGTGCTTCCATCCGTCGTATCTCATTGGACACCAGTGACCACACAGATGTACACATACCTGTCCCTGAGCTGAACAACGTCATTTCTCTGGACTATGATAGTGTGGATGGCAAGATTTACTACACAGATGTATTTcttgatgtcatcag GCGGTCTGATCTGAATGGCAGCAACATGGAAACTGTCATTGGTCAGGGTCTGAAGACCACAGATGGCCTGGCAGTAGACTGGGTTGCCAGGAACCTCTACTGGACAGACACAGGACGCAATACCATAGAGGTAGCTAGACTGGATGGAAGCTGCAGGAAAGTGCTGATCaacaacagcctggatgagccccgAGCCATTGCTGTCTTTCCCAAGAAGGG ATACCTCTTCTGGACAGATTGGGGTCACATTGCTAAAATTGAACGGGCAAACTTGGATGGCTCTGAACGTAAAATCCTGATTAACACTGACCTAGGATGGCCAAATGGATTGACTTTGGATTATGACACCAGGAG AATTTACTGGGTGGATGCACATCTTGATCGCATAGAGAGTTGTGATCTCAATGGGAAGCTGCGGCAAGTGTTGGTCAGCCAGGTGTCACATCCCTTTGCTCTGACACAG CAGGATAGATGGATATACTGGACTGACTGGCAAACCAAATCTATCCAGAGAGTGGACAAATACTCTGGGCGGAACAAAGAGACAGTCCTGGCCAACGTTGAGGGACTGATGGATATCATTGTGGTTTCACCTCAGAGACAGACAG GTACTAATGCTTGTGGAGTGAACAATGGAGGCTGCACTCACCTCTGCTTTGCCAGGGCTTCTGACTTTGTCTGCGCATGTCCGGATGAACCAGATGGGCGGCCCTGTTCTACTA TTCCTGGTGTAGTGCCCCCTCGTCCTGAACCCACCAGTGCAAGTGAGAGAAGTCAGACACCACCTGGCAGAGTAGGAACCTCAACAACCAAACCTCTCACATCCCTGGAAGCAGTGCAAAGGAA CTGCTCGGACAAAGATGCTAGGCGAGGCTTGTGTACCCATGCCAATGAGGCAGTGTTAGCAACCATGG GAGAAGGACTGCATGTCAGCTACATTATTGGAGGTCTTCTCAGCATCTTGTTTATTTTGCTGCTTATTGCTGCTTTAGTTGTATATAG GCATAATAAGTCCAAGTTCACAGACCCTGGCTTGGGGAACCTGACGTACAGTAATCCCTCATATCGAACATCTACCCAGGAGGTGAAGATTGAAGCAATTCCCAAACCAACCATGTACAACCAGTTGTGCTATAAGAAAGAG GCTGGTCCTGACCACAACTACACCAAGGAGAAGATCAAGATTGTGGAGGGGATATGTCTTTTATCCAGTGATGATTCCGCGTGGGATGACCTTAAGCAGATTCGGAGCTCCCGAGGAGGGATCCTCCGGGACCATGTCTGCATGAAGACGGACACGGTCTCTATCCAGGCTAGTTCTGGTTCACTGGACGACACCGAAACTGAGCAGCTGCTACAGGAAGAACAGTCTGAATGCAGCAGCGTTAACACAGCAGCAGCCACTCCTGAACGGCGTGGCTCACTCCCAGACACAGGCTGGAAACACCAACGCAAGCCCTCCACGGAGAGCGAGGTCTAA
- the LRP4 gene encoding low-density lipoprotein receptor-related protein 4 isoform X1 produces MRRRGGGCLLPAPPQLLLLLLGALLRARGISSSTECSCERNHFTCAVSAFGECTCIPAQWQCDGDNDCGDLSDEDGCMLPTCSPLDFHCDNGKCIRRSWVCDGDNDCEDDSDEQDCPPRECEEDEFSCQNGYCIRSLWHCDGDNDCGDNSDEQCDMRKCSEKEFRCSDGSCIAEHWFCDGDTDCKDGSDEENCPSDVPAATCSLEEFQCAYGRCILDIYHCDGDDDCGDWSDESDCSSHQPCRSGEFMCNSGLCINAGWRCDGDFDCDDQSDERNCTTSMCTADQFRCKSGRCVRLSWRCDGEDDCSDNSDEENCENTGTPQCAPDQFLCGNERCIGQRKLCNGANDCGDGSDESPHQNCRPRTGEENCNVNNGGCAQKCQMVRGMVQCTCHTGYRLLEDGRSCQDVNECAEEGYCSQGCTNSEGGFQCWCEQGYELRPDKRSCKALGPEPVLLFANRIDIRQVLPHRSEYTLLLNNLENAIALDFHHNKELVFWSDVTLDRIMRANLNGSNVEEVVSTGLESPGGLAIDWIHDKLYWTDSGTSRIEVANLDGTHRKVLLWQNLEKPRAIALHPMEGTIYWTDWGNTPRIEYSNMDGSNRRIIADTHLFWPNGLTIDYAGHRMYWVDAKHHVIERADLDGRNRKAVISQGLPHPFAITVFEDSLYWTDWHTKSINSANKFTGKNQEIIRNKLHFPMDIHTLHPQRQPAAGRNRCGTNNGGCTHLCLPSSKDYTCACPTGFRKTSSHSCAQSLDKFLLFARRMDIRRISFDTDDLSDDVIPLADVRSAVALDWDSKDDYVYWTDVSTDSISRAKWDGSSQEVVVDTSLESPAGLAIDWVTNKLYWTDAGTDRIEVSNTDGTMRTVLIWENLDRPRDIVVDPVGGFMYWTDWGASPKIERAGMDASNRLVIISSNLTWPNGLAIDYESQRLYWADAGMKTIEYASLDGSNRKVLIGSNLPHPFGLTLYGERIYWTDWQAKSIQSADRRTGQARETLQDNLENLMDIHVFHRHRPPVHTACEVNNGGCSHLCLLAPLPKGYSCTCPTGINLQSDGKTCSPGMTSFLIFARRTDIRMVSLDIPYFADVVVSVNVTMKNTIAIGVDPREGKVYWSDSTLRKISRAALDGSQFEDIITTGLLTTDGLAVDAIGRKIYWTDTGTNRIEVGNLDGSMRKVLVWQNLDSPRAIALYHEMGYMYWTDWGENAKLERAGMDGSGRVVLISNNLGWPNGLAVDKAGSQLLWADAHTERIEAADLNGANRHTLLSPVQHPYGLTLLDSYIYWTDWQTRSIHRADKDTGANVILVRTNLPGLMDIQAVDRTRPLGFNKCGFRNGGCSHLCLPHPTGFSCACPTGIQLKRDEQTCDSSPETYLLFSSRASIRRISLDTSDHTDVHIPVPELNNVISLDYDSVDGKIYYTDVFLDVIRRSDLNGSNMETVIGQGLKTTDGLAVDWVARNLYWTDTGRNTIEVARLDGSCRKVLINNSLDEPRAIAVFPKKGYLFWTDWGHIAKIERANLDGSERKILINTDLGWPNGLTLDYDTRRIYWVDAHLDRIESCDLNGKLRQVLVSQVSHPFALTQQDRWIYWTDWQTKSIQRVDKYSGRNKETVLANVEGLMDIIVVSPQRQTGTNACGVNNGGCTHLCFARASDFVCACPDEPDGRPCSTIPGVVPPRPEPTSASERSQTPPGRVGTSTTKPLTSLEAVQRNCSDKDARRGLCTHANEAVLATMGEGLHVSYIIGGLLSILFILLLIAALVVYRHNKSKFTDPGLGNLTYSNPSYRTSTQEVKIEAIPKPTMYNQLCYKKEAGPDHNYTKEKIKIVEGICLLSSDDSAWDDLKQIRSSRGGILRDHVCMKTDTVSIQASSGSLDDTETEQLLQEEQSECSSVNTAAATPERRGSLPDTGWKHQRKPSTESEV; encoded by the exons TGCTGCCCACTTGCTCCCCCTTGGACTTCCACTGTGACAATGGGAAGTGCATCCGCCGGTCGTGGGTCTGCGATGGAGACAATGACTGTGAGGATGATTCTGATGAACAGGACTGCC ctccacgtGAGTGTGAGGAAGATGAGTTCTCATGTCAGAATGGATACTGCATCCGCAGCCTTTGGCACTGTGATGGTGACAACGACTGTGGAGACAACAGCGATGAGCAGTGTG ATATGAGAAAGTGCTCCGAGAAGGAGTTTCGTTGCAGTGATGGTAGCTGCATAGCTGAACACTGGTTCTGTGATGGTGACACAGACTGCAAGGATGGCTCGGATGAAGAGAATTGCC CATCAGATGTTCCAGCTGCCACTTGCAGTTTGGAAGAGTTCCAGTGTGCGTATGGACGCTGCATCTTGGACATCTACCACTGTGATGGTGACGATGACTGTGGGGACTGGTCTGATGAATCTGACTGCT CGTCTCACCAGCCTTGTCGCTCTGGAGAGTTCATGTGCAACAGTGGCTTATGCATTAACGCTGGCTGGAGGTGTGATGGAGACTTTGACTGTGATGACCAGTCAGATGAGAGGAACTGCA CTACATCAATGTGCACAGCTGACCAGTTCCGCTGTAAATCAGGAcgctgtgtccgtctgtcctggcGTTGTGATGGGGAAGATGACTGCTCTGACAACAGCGATGAGGAGAACTGTGAGAACACag GAACCCCTCAGTGTGCCCCAGACCAGTTCCTGTGTGGGAACGAGCGTTGTATTGGTCAGAGGAAGCTGTGCAATGGAGCAAATGATTGTGGAGATGGTAGTGATGAGAGCCCGCATCAAAACTGCC GTCCACGAACAGGGGAGGAGAACTGCAATGTTAACAATGGTGGCTGTGCTCAGAAGTGCCAGATGGTACGAGGGATGGTGCAGTGCACCTGCCACACAGGTTACAGGCTCCTGGAAGATGGCCGATCATGCCAAG ATGTGAATGAATGTGCTGAGGAAGGgtactgcagccaaggctgtacCAACAGTGAGGGGGGCTTCCAGTGCTGGTGTGAGCAAGGCTACGAGCTGCGACCTGACAAGCGTAGCTGCAAAGCTCTAG GGCCAGAGCCAGTGCTGCTCTTCGCCAACCGAATAGATATCCGACAAGTGTTGCCTCATCGCTCAGAGTATACACTGCTCCTGAACAACCTGGAAAATGCCATTGCCCTTGACTTCCACCACAACAAGGAGCTGGTGTTTTGGTCTGATGTCACTCTCGATCGTATCATGAGGGCCAATCTGAATGGTAGCAATGTGGAAGAGGTGGTTTCCACAGGGCTGGAGAGCCCAG GTGGGCTTGCTATTGACTGGATCCATGACAAATTATACTGGACAGACTCTGGGACGTCTCGAATTGAAGTAGCAAACTTGGATGGCACTCACAGGAAAGTGCTTTTGTGGCAGAACCTGGAGAAGCCCCGAGCAATTGCCCTGCATCCTATGGAGGG CACTATCTACTGGACCGACTGGGGTAACACTCCCCGCATTGAATATTCCAACATGGATGGCTCTAATCGGCGCATCATTGCGGATACACACCTCTTCTGGCCCAATGGACTGACCATTGACTATGCAGGACATCGAATGTACTGGGTGGATGCCAAACATCATGTCATTGAGAGGGCTGACCTCGATGGGCGGAACAGGAAGGCTGTTATTAGCCAAG GCCTCCCACACCCATTTGCTATCACCGTATTTGAGGACAGTTTATACTGGACAGACTGGCACACCAAGAGCATCAACAGCGCCAACAAATTCACAGGCAAGAACCAGGAGATCATCCGCAACAAGCTCCACTTTCCTATGGACATCCACACGCTGCATCCTCAGCGCCAGCCAGCAG CAGGGAGAAACCGTTGTGGGACCAACAATGGGGGCTGTACTCACCTCTGCCTGCCGAGCAGCAAGGATTACACCTGTGCCTGCCCCACGGGCTTCCGCAAGACCAGCAGCCATTCCTGCGCCCAGA GTCTTGACAAGTTCCTGCTTTTTGCCCGAAGGATGGACATCCGTCGGATCAGCTTTGACACAGATGACCTGTCAGATGATGTCATCCCCCTTGCTGATGTTCGCAGTGCTGTGGCTCTGGACTGGGACTCAAAGGACGACTATGTCTACTGGACAGATGTTAGCACTGACTCAATCAGCCGAGCAAAATGGGATGGATCAAGCCAGGAG GTTGTGGTGGATACCAGCCTGGAAAGTCCAGCTGGACTAGCAATTGACTGGGTCACCAACAAACTATACTGGACTGATGCAG GAACAGATCGGATAGAGGTCTCCAACACAGATGGAACCATGAGAACTGTTTTAATCTGGGAGAACTTAGACCGACCTAGAGATATCGTGGTGGACCCAGTTGGAGg GTTCATGTACTGGACCGACTGGGGAGCCAGCCCAAAAATTGAGCGTGCTGGTATGGATGCCTCAAATCGCTTGGTGATCATTTCCTCCAACCTGACATGGCCAAACGGCTTGGCCATTGACTATGAGTCACAGCGCTTGTACTGGGCAGATGCAGGCATGAAGACCATCGAGTATGCCAGTCTGGATGGAAGCAACAGGAAG GTGCTGATTGGGAGCAATCTGCCTCACCCCTTTGGACTTACTCTTTATGGCGAGAGAATCTACTGGACAGACTGGCAGGCCAAAAGCATCCAGAGCGCAGATAGAAGGACTGGGCAGGCTCGGGAAACGCTACAGGACAATCTGGAGAATCTTATGGATATTCATGTTTTCCACCGGCACAGGCCACCAG TACATACAGCGTGTGAAGTTAACAATGGAGGCTGCAGTCACCTGTGCCTTTTGGCACCTCTTCCGAAAGGTTACAGCTGTACCTGTCCTACTGGGATCAACCTGCAATCTGATGGCAAGACCTGCTCACCTG GAATGACGAGCTTTCTGATCTTCGCCAGAAGGACTGACATCCGAATGGTCTCTCTGGATATTCCCTACTTTGCAGATGTTGTTGTCTCTGTAAATGTCACCATGAAGAACACCATTGCAATTGGAGTGGATCCTCGTGAAG GAAAGGTTTACTGGTCAGACAGCACACTGCGGAAGATCAGCCGGGCTGCCCTTGATGGCTCACAATTTGAGGACATCATCACTACAG GTCTGTTGACTACAGATGGGCTGGCTGTGGATGCTATTGGCAGAAAGATATATTGGACAGATACAGGAACAAACCGGATTGAAGTGGGCAACCTTGATGGCTCCATGAGGAAAGTCTTGGTCTGGCAGAACCTGGACAGCCCTCGGGCAATAGCTTTGTACCACGAGATGGG GTATATGTACTGGACAGACTGGGGTGAGAATGCGAAGCTGGAGCGCGCTGGGATGGATGGCTCTGGACGTGTGGTGTTGATCAGCAACAACCTGGGCTGGCCTAATGGACTGGCAGTGGATAAGGCTGGGTCCCAGCTGCTCTGGGCTGACGCACACACTGAG CGGATTGAGGCTGCAGATCTCAATGGTGCTAACCGCCACACCCTGCTATCTCCAGTGCAACATCCTTATGGCCTCACTTTGCTGGACTCCTACATCTACTGGACTGACTGGCAAACTCGCAGCATTCACAGGGCTGACAAGGATACTGGGGCCAATGTAATCTTGGTGAGGACAAACCTACCTGGCCTCATGGACATTCAGGCTGTTGATAGGACACGGCCTCTGG GCTTCAATAAATGTGGATTTCGTAATGGTGGCTGCTCCCACCTTTGCTTGCCTCACCCCACTGGCTTCTCCTGTGCCTGCCCCACTGGCATCCAGCTGAAGAGAGACGAGCAGACATGTGACTCTTCTCCAGAAACCTACCTACTCTTCTCTAGCCGTGCTTCCATCCGTCGTATCTCATTGGACACCAGTGACCACACAGATGTACACATACCTGTCCCTGAGCTGAACAACGTCATTTCTCTGGACTATGATAGTGTGGATGGCAAGATTTACTACACAGATGTATTTcttgatgtcatcag GCGGTCTGATCTGAATGGCAGCAACATGGAAACTGTCATTGGTCAGGGTCTGAAGACCACAGATGGCCTGGCAGTAGACTGGGTTGCCAGGAACCTCTACTGGACAGACACAGGACGCAATACCATAGAGGTAGCTAGACTGGATGGAAGCTGCAGGAAAGTGCTGATCaacaacagcctggatgagccccgAGCCATTGCTGTCTTTCCCAAGAAGGG ATACCTCTTCTGGACAGATTGGGGTCACATTGCTAAAATTGAACGGGCAAACTTGGATGGCTCTGAACGTAAAATCCTGATTAACACTGACCTAGGATGGCCAAATGGATTGACTTTGGATTATGACACCAGGAG AATTTACTGGGTGGATGCACATCTTGATCGCATAGAGAGTTGTGATCTCAATGGGAAGCTGCGGCAAGTGTTGGTCAGCCAGGTGTCACATCCCTTTGCTCTGACACAG CAGGATAGATGGATATACTGGACTGACTGGCAAACCAAATCTATCCAGAGAGTGGACAAATACTCTGGGCGGAACAAAGAGACAGTCCTGGCCAACGTTGAGGGACTGATGGATATCATTGTGGTTTCACCTCAGAGACAGACAG GTACTAATGCTTGTGGAGTGAACAATGGAGGCTGCACTCACCTCTGCTTTGCCAGGGCTTCTGACTTTGTCTGCGCATGTCCGGATGAACCAGATGGGCGGCCCTGTTCTACTA TTCCTGGTGTAGTGCCCCCTCGTCCTGAACCCACCAGTGCAAGTGAGAGAAGTCAGACACCACCTGGCAGAGTAGGAACCTCAACAACCAAACCTCTCACATCCCTGGAAGCAGTGCAAAGGAA CTGCTCGGACAAAGATGCTAGGCGAGGCTTGTGTACCCATGCCAATGAGGCAGTGTTAGCAACCATGG GAGAAGGACTGCATGTCAGCTACATTATTGGAGGTCTTCTCAGCATCTTGTTTATTTTGCTGCTTATTGCTGCTTTAGTTGTATATAG GCATAATAAGTCCAAGTTCACAGACCCTGGCTTGGGGAACCTGACGTACAGTAATCCCTCATATCGAACATCTACCCAGGAGGTGAAGATTGAAGCAATTCCCAAACCAACCATGTACAACCAGTTGTGCTATAAGAAAGAG GCTGGTCCTGACCACAACTACACCAAGGAGAAGATCAAGATTGTGGAGGGGATATGTCTTTTATCCAGTGATGATTCCGCGTGGGATGACCTTAAGCAGATTCGGAGCTCCCGAGGAGGGATCCTCCGGGACCATGTCTGCATGAAGACGGACACGGTCTCTATCCAGGCTAGTTCTGGTTCACTGGACGACACCGAAACTGAGCAGCTGCTACAGGAAGAACAGTCTGAATGCAGCAGCGTTAACACAGCAGCAGCCACTCCTGAACGGCGTGGCTCACTCCCAGACACAGGCTGGAAACACCAACGCAAGCCCTCCACGGAGAGCGAGGTCTAA